One part of the Mariniflexile litorale genome encodes these proteins:
- a CDS encoding nucleoside hydrolase-like domain-containing protein has translation MRAFFIFISILSLPFFQSLSSQTNEKNRAIILSDIEADPDDTQSFVRLFLYSNQIDIKGIVATTSCWHKTSVEPEFIEKIIHAYGKVQPNLVKHEAGFPSEKDLLSLVKSGLPKYGMLGVGDGKDSEGSDWIIKILEEEDERPLWISVWGGVNTLAQTLHKIDNTKSEKEAKKLISKLRVYTISDQDDSGIWIRNNYPDLFYIVSPGDDYGSATWTGINTFLKGINNNVISNKWIAKNIQQGHGPLGAEYPDVAWGVEGDTPAFLSLIPNGLNNAEHPEWGAWGGRYEWYKPDFSKTKKGGSDVQIAPETRKIWTNANDNYTPYIHSEYGRAVKKDTVTFNDYKITLARWREDFQNDFAARMDWCLSSYEDANHPPVPVLSHSETMIVKSGEGFSLNASGSTDPDGDNLSFLWFNYPEAGSYTKEIKINGAENAHGAYITAPVVDKKETAHFILKLTDKGTPALTRYKRIIVTVIPK, from the coding sequence ATGAGAGCTTTTTTTATTTTTATTTCAATTTTATCATTGCCTTTTTTTCAATCTCTTTCTTCTCAAACAAATGAGAAAAACAGAGCTATAATACTTTCAGATATTGAAGCTGACCCCGACGACACACAATCTTTTGTACGCCTTTTTTTATATTCAAACCAAATAGATATTAAAGGGATTGTTGCCACAACGTCTTGTTGGCACAAAACAAGTGTTGAACCAGAATTCATTGAAAAAATCATTCATGCTTATGGCAAAGTACAACCAAACCTTGTAAAGCATGAAGCTGGGTTTCCTAGCGAAAAAGACCTCTTATCTCTTGTAAAAAGTGGCTTGCCAAAATATGGTATGTTAGGAGTGGGAGACGGAAAAGATTCTGAAGGCTCCGACTGGATTATTAAAATTCTTGAAGAAGAAGACGAACGCCCTTTATGGATATCGGTTTGGGGCGGTGTAAACACCCTTGCGCAAACTTTACATAAAATAGACAACACAAAATCTGAAAAAGAAGCAAAAAAACTTATTTCGAAACTTAGGGTTTATACCATTTCTGATCAGGATGATAGCGGTATTTGGATACGAAACAATTACCCAGATTTATTTTATATTGTTAGTCCAGGTGATGATTATGGAAGCGCGACATGGACTGGCATTAATACTTTTTTAAAAGGTATTAATAATAACGTTATTAGCAATAAATGGATTGCCAAAAACATACAACAAGGTCATGGCCCATTAGGTGCTGAATATCCAGATGTAGCTTGGGGCGTTGAAGGCGATACACCTGCATTTTTATCTTTAATTCCCAATGGACTAAACAATGCTGAGCATCCCGAATGGGGTGCTTGGGGAGGTCGCTACGAATGGTACAAACCCGATTTTTCAAAAACAAAAAAAGGAGGTTCCGATGTTCAAATAGCACCAGAAACAAGAAAAATTTGGACAAATGCTAATGATAATTACACACCCTATATCCATAGTGAATATGGTAGAGCAGTAAAAAAAGATACGGTTACATTTAACGATTATAAAATAACTTTAGCTCGCTGGCGTGAAGACTTTCAAAATGATTTTGCTGCACGTATGGATTGGTGTTTAAGCTCATATGAAGACGCAAACCATCCGCCTGTTCCTGTTTTAAGTCACTCTGAAACTATGATTGTAAAATCTGGAGAAGGATTTAGTTTAAATGCGAGTGGTTCTACCGATCCTGATGGAGACAATCTTAGTTTTTTATGGTTTAACTATCCAGAAGCTGGATCTTATACTAAGGAAATAAAAATTAATGGTGCAGAAAACGCTCATGGCGCATATATTACTGCACCAGTTGTAGATAAAAAAGAAACAGCTCATTTTATTTTAAAACTGACAGATAAAGGAACCCCTGCATTAACAAGATACAAAAGAATAATTGTAACCGTAATACCAAAATAA
- a CDS encoding sialate O-acetylesterase translates to MNKLKVLLIALFLIQSSGLIGQVRLPKLISDGVVLQRDTKIPVWGWASPNEKVTVQFNTKNYKTTASNEGKWELILPKMKAGGPYTMTVSGKNSIEIKDILIGDVWLCSGQSNMEHQLFRHDVIYANEIATANYPEIRHYKVPKTTSISGEKDDLEGGNWQKAVGEEVNPFSVVSYFFAKKIYEKYHIPIGLINASVGGTPIEAWIPKEGYMAYPDILKIIEENKDTAFVNSQKRTFPSDTSVPKITDKGLIGEKPWYAVDFVPKNWRRINIPGYWEDQGIKDLNGVVWYRKNIEIPESMVGEKARVFFGRIVDADELYINGELVGNTTYQYPQRRYAVPENLLKVGKNTFVIRVTNNSGKGGFVSDKPYYIFTEKDTVDLKGYWNYKVGDVFKPSEFKNNTNEKPTRRINPQNEPTSLHNAMVAPYTRFALKGILWYQGESNSGQPEKYKSYMDALITGWRQVFNQPELPFIYAQLPNFMEVSYLPTESSWAEFRAAQLKALSIPNTAMTVNIDLGEWNDIHPENKKDVGERMALAGLKLAYNQDLVYSGPLYKGYEIKENKVIISFNHVGSGLIPNDGEALSEFAIAGKDKKFVWAKAKIEGDKVIVWSDDIETPQYVRYAWADNPDNPNLYNKEGLPASPFETN, encoded by the coding sequence ATGAACAAATTGAAAGTTTTATTAATTGCACTCTTTCTCATTCAATCTAGCGGCTTAATTGGGCAGGTTAGACTTCCTAAACTTATAAGCGATGGTGTGGTATTGCAAAGAGATACCAAAATCCCTGTATGGGGATGGGCAAGTCCAAATGAAAAAGTAACGGTTCAATTCAATACAAAGAATTATAAAACCACGGCTTCTAATGAGGGTAAATGGGAATTAATACTGCCAAAAATGAAGGCTGGAGGTCCATATACAATGACAGTTTCTGGTAAAAACAGTATTGAAATAAAAGATATTTTAATTGGAGATGTTTGGCTTTGTTCTGGGCAATCAAATATGGAACATCAATTATTTAGACATGATGTTATTTATGCAAATGAAATTGCAACGGCTAACTACCCAGAAATACGTCACTATAAAGTTCCTAAAACAACGAGTATCTCGGGTGAAAAAGACGATTTAGAAGGTGGAAATTGGCAAAAAGCCGTTGGCGAAGAGGTGAATCCTTTTTCGGTTGTTTCATACTTTTTTGCTAAAAAGATTTATGAAAAATATCACATTCCTATTGGACTCATTAATGCTAGTGTTGGTGGCACGCCTATTGAAGCTTGGATTCCTAAAGAAGGTTACATGGCCTATCCAGACATTTTAAAAATAATCGAAGAAAATAAAGATACTGCTTTTGTAAATAGTCAAAAAAGAACGTTTCCTAGTGATACTTCAGTTCCAAAAATAACAGATAAAGGTTTAATTGGAGAAAAACCTTGGTATGCTGTAGATTTTGTTCCAAAGAATTGGAGAAGAATTAATATCCCTGGATATTGGGAAGACCAAGGCATTAAAGATTTAAATGGTGTTGTTTGGTATCGCAAAAACATTGAAATTCCAGAATCTATGGTTGGCGAGAAAGCCCGTGTTTTTTTTGGAAGAATTGTGGATGCCGATGAGTTATACATTAATGGTGAATTGGTTGGAAATACAACGTATCAATATCCACAAAGACGTTATGCAGTTCCTGAAAATCTTTTAAAAGTGGGCAAAAACACGTTTGTAATAAGAGTAACCAATAATTCTGGAAAAGGCGGATTTGTTTCTGATAAACCTTATTATATTTTCACAGAAAAAGATACGGTTGATCTCAAAGGCTATTGGAATTATAAAGTTGGAGATGTTTTTAAACCTTCTGAATTTAAAAATAACACCAACGAAAAACCAACAAGACGAATAAATCCACAAAACGAACCAACATCCCTTCATAATGCCATGGTAGCTCCTTACACACGATTTGCATTAAAAGGCATTCTTTGGTATCAAGGTGAAAGCAATTCTGGCCAACCAGAAAAATATAAAAGTTATATGGATGCTTTAATAACAGGTTGGAGACAGGTGTTTAATCAACCAGAATTACCATTTATATACGCACAACTCCCTAATTTCATGGAGGTATCTTACTTGCCTACAGAAAGTAGTTGGGCGGAATTTAGAGCAGCCCAACTTAAAGCTCTCTCCATCCCTAACACAGCAATGACGGTTAATATTGATTTAGGTGAATGGAATGATATTCATCCTGAAAACAAAAAAGACGTTGGAGAACGTATGGCTTTAGCAGGATTAAAATTGGCCTACAACCAAGATCTTGTATATTCAGGACCTTTATATAAAGGCTATGAAATAAAAGAAAACAAAGTAATTATTTCTTTTAATCATGTTGGTAGCGGATTAATACCCAATGATGGTGAAGCGTTAAGTGAATTTGCCATTGCAGGTAAAGACAAAAAATTTGTCTGGGCAAAAGCTAAAATTGAAGGTGATAAAGTCATTGTTTGGAGTGATGATATAGAAACACCACAATATGTGCGTTATGCTTGGGCGGACAATCCTGACAATCCAAATTTATACAATAAAGAAGGTTTGCCAGCTTCGCCATTTGAAACAAACTAA